One region of Candidatus Aminicenantes bacterium genomic DNA includes:
- a CDS encoding histone deacetylase, with product MRLLEFLTGKRFSFPFVYSDEYWMVDLGKSVVPVRKYRLIYERLLALGVRKENFLESPLIDDEDILRVHTAKYISKLKTGELTKAEIQALELPFSPELSRFAWLHVGGTALACERALACGLAFHLGGGFHHAFADHGEGFCALNDTAVALEKLKAEGLIRRAMIVDCDVHQGNGTAAFFTGREDIFTFSIHQMDIYPAEKPPSRLDVGLWSGDGDEAYLTAMQAHFPALYESFRPDLVVYLAGADPLTGDKLGGLTMTLEGMAERDRIVIEGARRLNIPLAVVLAGGYGRELEDTVQVHMNTIKVAQKAGVRRRLTGRAGSEPA from the coding sequence ATGCGCCTGCTCGAGTTCCTGACCGGAAAACGCTTCTCCTTCCCCTTCGTCTACAGCGACGAATACTGGATGGTGGACCTCGGAAAAAGCGTCGTTCCCGTGCGGAAATACCGCCTGATCTACGAGCGCCTGCTGGCTTTGGGCGTGCGCAAAGAGAACTTCCTTGAATCGCCGCTTATTGACGACGAGGATATCTTGCGCGTCCACACCGCCAAGTACATCTCCAAGCTGAAGACCGGCGAGCTGACCAAGGCCGAAATCCAGGCGCTGGAGTTGCCCTTTTCGCCCGAGCTCAGCCGGTTCGCCTGGCTCCATGTCGGCGGCACGGCGCTGGCCTGTGAGCGGGCGCTGGCCTGCGGACTGGCTTTTCACCTGGGCGGCGGCTTCCACCATGCCTTCGCCGATCACGGCGAGGGCTTCTGCGCCCTCAACGACACGGCCGTGGCCTTGGAAAAGCTCAAGGCCGAAGGGCTTATCCGGCGGGCGATGATCGTCGATTGCGACGTTCACCAGGGCAACGGCACGGCCGCTTTCTTCACCGGGCGGGAAGACATCTTCACCTTCTCCATCCACCAGATGGACATCTATCCGGCCGAAAAGCCGCCCAGCCGCCTCGATGTCGGACTCTGGTCGGGCGACGGCGACGAGGCCTACCTGACCGCCATGCAGGCCCATTTCCCGGCCCTCTACGAGTCGTTCCGGCCGGACCTTGTCGTCTACCTGGCCGGCGCCGATCCGCTGACGGGGGACAAGCTGGGCGGGCTGACGATGACCTTGGAAGGTATGGCCGAGCGGGATCGGATCGTGATCGAAGGGGCGCGGCGTCTGAACATCCCGCTGGCCGTCGTCCTGGCGGGCGGCTACGGGCGGGAGCTCGAGGACACCGTCCAGGTCCACATGAATACGATCAAGGTTGCTCAGAAGGCGGGCGTCCGGCGGCGATTGACCGGGCGCGCCGGCTCCGAACCCGCCTAG